In Grus americana isolate bGruAme1 chromosome 36, bGruAme1.mat, whole genome shotgun sequence, a genomic segment contains:
- the LOC129198843 gene encoding uncharacterized protein LOC129198843, whose protein sequence is MPKRKCKFTDELQAKYPCFRVGRERWEAECLVCQEGTYVSVANKGSLDLEAHVQSMKHQKNLMGDGSAAKLPGCFVPADCQPFDADAATDAETSSSFAADVLQDFSEPLAGSPTLPKTPDPVLDVVGLQIKTEARPDEALAPFTLDCGVDPLDGVPYFGVALGAGEAGTPFSIRIHYFDWKQGGMQSRVIGVESPQGELASSAAMLAWEALESHGLQQRCVAVVGESPNAMLGGLGCCTQGPAEASGLQELLEGVFVATDCPVHLLSNCIQHGADSLEVDLQSLIWKIYTYVSVYAVCTEPLKDFLEFAKREYRRLLHHARMPWLLLLPAITRLLQVFPALKSFFLSLSHPPFAIRTFFEDAFSEIYLQHMASQVAIFDMHLRTLAREDNSPCEVLDVLSSIRRTLLECKAHGFMSLQVKELLAEQQVAGRVGECDTFCRHVQTLYVAFLDYLDARMGPFGELSHFQWMQLRAPPTWAEVEACIKYLADHGVMVDDSKCFDQFCHLTTFLKDYGSGIDFSTLQTHQKWVRFFSSSHSLGSHSELLRIAQVFFAIPSRGADFPRELFRM, encoded by the coding sequence ATGCCAAAACGGAAATGCAAATTCACCGATGAGCTCCAGGCGAAGTACCCCTGCTTCCGCGTAGGTCGGGAGAGATGGGAGGCTGAATGCTTGGTGTGCCAGGAGGGCACCTACGTCTCTGTGGCCAACAAGGGCTCTCTTGACCTGGAGGCCCACGTCCAGTCCATGAAACACCAGAAGAACCTGATGGGGGATGGCTCGGCGGCCAAGCTGCCGGGTTGCTTCGTCCCAGCTGACTGCCAGCCCTTCGACGCCGACGCTGCAACTGACGCTGAAACCTCATCAAGCTTCGCCGCCGACGTGCTCCAGGACTTCAGCGAGCCCCTGGCTGGCTCACCTACCTTGCCCAAAACACCTGACCCTGTCTTAGATGTTGTGGGCTTGCAAATCAAGACAGAGGCGAGGCCGGACGAGGCACTGGCTCCCTTCACATTGGACTGTGGGGTGGACCCGCTGGACGGCGTCCCCTATTTCGGGGTGGCCCTGGGCGCCGGCGAGGCGGGGACCCCCTTCTCCATCCGGATCCACTATTTTGACTGGAAGCAGGGTGGCATGCAGAGCAGGGTGATCGGTGTGGAGTCGCCGCAGGGTGAACTGGCCTCCAGTGCCGCCATGTTGGCGTGGGAGGCCTTGGAGAGTCACGGGCTGCAGCAGCGGTGCGTGGCCGTTGTGGGCGAGAGCCCCAACGCcatgctgggggggctggggtgctgcACCCAGGGTCCGGCTGAGGCATCCGgcttgcaggagctgctggaaggggTCTTCGTCGCCACCGACTGCCCCGTGCACCTCCTCAGCAACTGCATCCAGCATGGGGCGGACAGCCTGGAGGTGGACCTGCAGTCCCTTATCTGGAAGATTTATACCTATGTCTCTGTCTACGCCGTCTGCACCGAACCGCTCAAGGACTTCTTGGAGTTTGCCAAGAGGGAGTACCGACGGCTGCTCCACCATGCCAGGATGCCTTGGTTGCTCTTGCTGCCTGCCATCACCCGCTTGCTGCAAGTCTTCCCAGCTTTGAagtccttcttcctctccctcagccACCCTCCCTTTGCTATCCGGACCTTTTTTGAGGATGCCTTCAGCGAGATCTACCTACAGCACATGGCTTCGCAGGTGGCCATCTTTGACATGCACCTCAGGACCTTGGCGAGGGAGGACAACTCACCCTGCGAGGTGCTGGATGTCCTCTCCTCCATCCGCCGCACCCTCCTGGAGTGCAAAGCCCATGGCTTCATGTCGCTGCAGGTGAAGGAGCTGCTGGCGGAGCAGCAAGTGGCCGGGAGGGTTGGAGAGTGTGACACCTTCTGCCGCCATGTCCAGACCCTCTACGTGGCGTTTCTCGACTACCTGGATGCTCGGATGGGGCCGTTTGGGGAGCTTTCCCATTTCCAGTGGATGCAGCTACGGGCACCACCAACGTGGGCGGAGGTGGAGGCGTGCATCAAGTACCTGGCGGACCATGGGGTCATGGTGGACGACAGCAAATGCTTCGACCAGTTCTGCCACCTGACCACCTTCTTGAAGGACTACGGGAGCGGCATCGATTTCAGCACCCTGCAGACACACCAGAAATGGGTGCGTTTCTTCAGCAGCTCTCACAGCCTGGGCAGCCACTCGGAGCTCCTCAGAATTGCTCAAGTTTTCTTCGCCATCCCCTCCCGCGGGGCCGATTTTCCCAGGGAGCTTTTCCGTATGTGA